One window of the Allosaccharopolyspora coralli genome contains the following:
- the infA gene encoding translation initiation factor IF-1 yields MGKKDGAIEVEGRVIEPLPNAMFRVELENGHKVLAHISGKMRQHYIRILPEDKVVVELSPYDLSRGRIVYRYK; encoded by the coding sequence ATGGGCAAGAAAGACGGGGCCATTGAGGTCGAGGGTCGGGTGATCGAACCGCTTCCCAACGCGATGTTCCGTGTCGAGTTGGAAAACGGCCACAAGGTCCTCGCACACATCAGTGGCAAGATGCGACAGCACTACATCCGCATCCTGCCTGAGGACAAGGTCGTGGTGGAGCTTTCCCCGTACGACCTCTCCCGTGGGCGCATCGTCTACCGCTACAAGTGA
- a CDS encoding DUF559 domain-containing protein — MDETARSDWLARRVTPTETRFGLFTRAEALSRGVTDRRLRSGEFGRVLQGVYCPGDKPIDHELRCHAAALVLPPSAVLTGRSAATLHGVPLAKTWDHVEALVSGAKYMNRRKGLRCWSVRSRPAEHRPWHGIRLATPLRTAFDLLARKPLRQAVASCDAMLHACVIQLPDLVRFLAGRSDRGITRARIALQHLDARSESVPESELRLLLNWNGFPVEPQVQVHDEFGFVARVDLALRSRKVAIEYDGAWHGNPAQFARDRIRQQRLERCGWTVVVVTAKDLYGSPDDVVANVHQAARIKA; from the coding sequence ATGGACGAGACTGCGAGGTCGGATTGGCTCGCCCGGCGAGTCACTCCGACCGAAACACGATTCGGCTTGTTCACCCGGGCGGAGGCGCTGAGCCGGGGCGTGACCGACCGCCGCTTACGCAGCGGGGAGTTCGGACGAGTCCTACAGGGCGTCTACTGTCCCGGTGACAAGCCGATCGATCACGAACTCCGTTGTCACGCCGCAGCACTCGTGTTGCCGCCGTCGGCGGTCCTCACCGGCAGATCCGCGGCCACGCTCCACGGAGTGCCACTCGCCAAGACGTGGGACCACGTCGAGGCTCTCGTCAGCGGCGCGAAGTACATGAACCGCCGCAAGGGCCTTCGATGCTGGTCGGTCCGCAGCCGTCCCGCGGAACACCGGCCGTGGCACGGGATTCGTCTCGCGACACCGCTTCGCACGGCCTTCGACCTGCTGGCTCGCAAGCCGCTCCGGCAGGCGGTGGCCTCGTGCGATGCCATGCTGCACGCCTGCGTAATACAGCTTCCGGACCTGGTGCGCTTTCTCGCGGGGCGCAGTGATCGCGGCATCACCAGGGCCAGGATCGCTCTCCAACACCTTGACGCGCGTTCGGAGTCCGTCCCCGAGTCCGAGCTGCGATTGCTGCTGAACTGGAACGGATTCCCGGTAGAACCCCAGGTGCAGGTGCACGACGAGTTCGGGTTCGTGGCCCGGGTCGACCTCGCCCTTCGGTCGCGCAAGGTCGCCATCGAGTACGACGGGGCGTGGCACGGGAATCCTGCACAGTTCGCCCGCGATCGCATCCGCCAGCAACGGCTCGAGCGATGCGGCTGGACCGTGGTCGTGGTGACCGCCAAGGACCTGTACGGCTCACCGGACGACGTCGTCGCCAACGTTCACCAGGCGGCCCGCATCAAGGCCTGA
- the truA gene encoding tRNA pseudouridine(38-40) synthase TruA — protein MNEPVAPSGGGGFVRLRLDVAYDGAGFSGWARQPGLRTVQGLLEDALAKQPPGRSVVKSVVVAGRTDAGVHAHGQVVHVDVEPFSPGESGRVPAGERGVPDLERMCARWNRILPGDVRVLGARLAPDGFDARFSALRRHYRYQVSDAPWGADPLRRGDTLAWNRPLDVDRMNRGAQELLGLNDFAAFCKQREGATTVRELQRFDWRRVDQNLVVAQVSADAFCHSMVRSLVGALLMVGDGRREPSWAVEILAAGVRTSAVAPPHGLALVGVDYPDDEHLAARAARIRAVRTLP, from the coding sequence GTGAACGAACCCGTCGCACCCTCCGGGGGCGGCGGGTTCGTTCGTTTGCGTCTCGACGTCGCCTACGACGGGGCGGGGTTCTCCGGTTGGGCGCGTCAGCCGGGGTTGCGGACGGTGCAGGGACTGCTCGAGGACGCGTTGGCGAAACAGCCCCCAGGGCGGTCGGTCGTGAAGTCGGTCGTCGTGGCGGGACGAACCGATGCGGGTGTGCACGCCCACGGGCAGGTCGTCCACGTCGACGTGGAGCCGTTCTCCCCGGGTGAGTCCGGACGTGTTCCCGCGGGCGAGCGGGGTGTGCCGGACCTGGAGCGGATGTGTGCGCGCTGGAACCGGATCCTTCCCGGCGACGTGCGCGTGCTCGGTGCCCGGCTCGCGCCCGACGGCTTCGACGCCCGGTTTTCGGCGTTGCGCAGGCATTACAGATACCAGGTCTCGGACGCGCCCTGGGGCGCCGATCCGTTGCGCCGGGGGGACACGCTCGCCTGGAACCGGCCGCTGGACGTGGACCGGATGAACCGTGGTGCGCAGGAGCTGTTGGGGCTCAACGACTTCGCGGCGTTCTGCAAGCAGCGCGAGGGCGCGACGACGGTGCGCGAGTTGCAGCGGTTCGACTGGCGTCGGGTCGACCAGAACCTGGTCGTCGCTCAGGTCAGCGCGGACGCGTTCTGCCACTCGATGGTGCGCAGCCTCGTCGGCGCGTTGCTGATGGTCGGTGACGGGCGCCGTGAGCCGTCGTGGGCTGTGGAGATACTCGCCGCAGGCGTCCGGACGAGCGCGGTGGCGCCGCCGCACGGTCTTGCTCTCGTCGGCGTCGACTACCCGGACGACGAGCATCTGGCCGCCCGCGCCGCGCGGATCCGCGCCGTGCGCACCCTTCCCTGA
- a CDS encoding DNA-directed RNA polymerase subunit alpha — protein MLISQRPTLAEEAVSETRSRFVIEPLEPGFGYTLGNSLRRTLLSSIPGAAVTSLRIDGVLHEFTTIPGVKEDVTDVILNLKELVVSSEEDEPVTMYLRKQGPGEVTAADIVPPAGVTVHNPDLHIAHLNGKGKLEIELVVERGRGYVPAVQNKQAGAEIGRIPVDSIYSPVLKVTYKVEATRVEQRTDFDKLILDVETKPSITARDAVASAGRTLVELFGLARELNVDAEGIEIGPSPAEADTIAAYAMPIEDLDLTVRSYNCLKREGIHTVGELVSRSEADLLDIRNFGAKSIDEVKLKLVGLGLALKDSPPGFDPTAAAAEYPGEGWSADEGAIEGVSLDEGGFDDGGFDDGQDYAETEQL, from the coding sequence GTGCTCATCTCCCAGCGACCCACACTGGCCGAGGAGGCCGTGTCGGAGACTCGCTCCCGGTTCGTCATCGAGCCGCTGGAGCCGGGCTTCGGCTACACCCTGGGCAACTCGCTGCGTCGGACGCTGCTGTCCTCGATCCCGGGTGCGGCCGTCACCAGCCTGCGCATCGACGGTGTGCTCCACGAGTTCACCACGATCCCGGGCGTGAAGGAGGACGTCACCGACGTCATCCTGAACCTCAAGGAGCTCGTCGTGAGCTCCGAAGAGGACGAGCCGGTCACCATGTACCTGCGCAAGCAGGGACCGGGTGAGGTCACGGCCGCCGACATCGTGCCGCCCGCGGGTGTCACCGTGCACAACCCCGATCTCCACATCGCCCACCTCAACGGCAAGGGCAAGCTGGAGATCGAGCTGGTCGTCGAGCGCGGCCGCGGATACGTCCCTGCTGTGCAGAACAAGCAGGCGGGCGCCGAGATCGGCCGGATCCCGGTCGACTCGATCTATTCGCCGGTGCTGAAGGTGACCTACAAGGTCGAGGCCACCCGTGTCGAGCAGCGCACCGACTTCGACAAGCTGATCCTGGACGTCGAGACGAAGCCGTCGATCACCGCGCGTGACGCGGTCGCCTCGGCCGGTCGGACGTTGGTGGAGCTGTTCGGTCTGGCGCGGGAACTCAACGTCGACGCCGAGGGCATCGAGATCGGGCCGTCTCCGGCGGAGGCGGACACCATCGCGGCCTACGCGATGCCGATCGAGGACCTCGACCTGACGGTGCGGTCCTACAACTGCCTCAAGCGGGAAGGCATCCACACGGTCGGCGAGCTGGTCTCGCGCAGCGAGGCGGATCTGCTGGACATTCGCAACTTCGGTGCGAAGTCCATCGACGAGGTCAAGTTGAAGCTGGTCGGATTGGGGCTCGCGCTCAAGGACAGCCCGCCCGGATTCGACCCGACCGCCGCCGCGGCGGAATACCCGGGCGAGGGCTGGTCGGCCGACGAGGGCGCGATCGAAGGCGTGTCGCTGGACGAAGGCGGCTTCGACGACGGTGGCTTCGACGACGGCCAGGACTACGCGGAGACAGAGCAGCTGTAG
- the rpmJ gene encoding 50S ribosomal protein L36, which translates to MKVQPSVKKICDKCQVIRRHGRVLVICSNQRHKQRQG; encoded by the coding sequence GTGAAGGTCCAGCCGAGTGTGAAGAAGATCTGCGACAAGTGCCAGGTCATCCGCCGTCACGGGCGGGTACTGGTGATCTGCTCGAACCAGCGCCACAAGCAGCGCCAGGGCTGA
- the map gene encoding type I methionyl aminopeptidase: MLRRGKGIELKSSGEIEAMRAAGLVVARALAEVTAQAKPGVSTAELDAVAEQIIRDAGAVPSFKGYHGFPGSICSSRNERVVHGIPASTDVLDEGDMLSVDCGAILDGWHGDSAVTVAVGELSPRDLALSEATKRSMWAGIEQVRAGNRLTDISHAIEHSVLDSRAADGVEYGIIAEYGGHGIGSQMHMEPFLPNLGKPGKGPRLKVGMAIAVEPMLTLGSADTEELDDEWTVVTLDGSRASHWEHTVAITDSGPWVLTDAD; the protein is encoded by the coding sequence TTGCTCCGCCGTGGCAAGGGCATCGAGCTCAAGAGCTCCGGTGAGATCGAGGCGATGCGGGCCGCCGGTCTGGTGGTGGCCCGCGCGCTCGCCGAGGTCACGGCGCAGGCCAAGCCGGGGGTGAGCACCGCCGAGTTGGACGCCGTCGCGGAACAGATCATCCGGGACGCGGGGGCGGTGCCGTCGTTCAAGGGTTACCACGGGTTTCCCGGTTCGATCTGTTCTTCGCGGAACGAGCGGGTGGTGCACGGCATCCCCGCTTCCACGGACGTGCTCGACGAGGGCGACATGCTGTCCGTGGACTGCGGGGCCATACTCGACGGCTGGCACGGCGACTCGGCGGTGACGGTCGCGGTAGGAGAGCTCTCGCCGCGGGACCTGGCACTGTCCGAGGCGACCAAGCGGTCCATGTGGGCGGGGATCGAGCAGGTCCGCGCGGGGAACCGATTGACCGACATTTCACACGCCATCGAGCACTCCGTGCTGGATTCGCGGGCGGCCGACGGTGTCGAGTACGGCATCATCGCCGAGTACGGTGGCCACGGCATCGGTTCGCAGATGCACATGGAGCCGTTCCTGCCGAACCTCGGCAAGCCCGGCAAGGGACCGAGACTCAAGGTGGGGATGGCCATCGCGGTCGAGCCGATGCTCACGCTGGGATCGGCCGACACCGAGGAACTCGATGACGAGTGGACCGTGGTGACTCTCGACGGCTCGCGTGCGTCGCACTGGGAGCACACCGTCGCCATCACCGACTCCGGCCCCTGGGTCCTCACCGACGCGGACTGA
- the rpsD gene encoding 30S ribosomal protein S4 has product MARYTGPATRKSRRLKVDLIGGDTAFERRPYPPGQHGRARIKETEYLLQLQEKQKARYTYGVLERQFRSYYEEANRRPGKTGENLLQLLESRLDNVVYRAGLARTRRMARQLVNHGHFLVNGKKVDIPSFEVSKFDIIDVKPKSLATTPFVIAKETLGERPVPAWLQVVPSNLRVLVHQRPERAQIDTPVTEQLIVELYSK; this is encoded by the coding sequence ATGGCTCGTTACACCGGTCCCGCGACCCGCAAGTCCCGCCGTCTCAAGGTCGATCTGATCGGCGGTGACACGGCGTTCGAGCGTCGGCCGTACCCGCCGGGGCAGCACGGTCGCGCCCGCATCAAGGAGACCGAGTACCTGCTGCAGCTCCAGGAGAAGCAGAAGGCCCGGTACACCTACGGCGTGCTCGAGCGTCAGTTCCGCAGCTACTACGAGGAAGCCAACCGGCGTCCCGGCAAGACGGGTGAGAACCTGCTGCAGCTGCTGGAGTCCCGCCTCGACAACGTGGTCTACCGCGCAGGTCTGGCCCGCACCCGCCGAATGGCGCGGCAGCTGGTCAACCACGGCCACTTCCTGGTCAACGGCAAGAAGGTCGACATCCCGAGCTTCGAGGTCTCGAAGTTCGACATCATCGACGTGAAGCCGAAGTCGCTGGCCACCACGCCGTTCGTCATCGCCAAGGAGACCCTCGGCGAGCGTCCCGTCCCGGCGTGGCTGCAGGTCGTGCCGTCCAACCTGCGGGTGCTGGTTCACCAGCGTCCGGAGCGCGCACAGATCGACACTCCGGTCACCGAGCAGCTGATCGTCGAGCTGTACTCGAAGTGA
- a CDS encoding adenylate kinase — translation MVRLVLVGPPGAGKGTQAAVLSEHLKVPHISTGDLFRANISASTPLGQKAKSYLDAGELVPDEVTNDMVRERLAESDARCGFLLDGYPRNTAQADVLTAILGEYGVEMDAVLQFEVPEEELVRRMLSRGRADDTEDVIRRRLSVYHSETAPLLEYYRGKVLTIDAVGEVEDVTGRALQALPAGSERG, via the coding sequence TTGGTGCGATTGGTTCTCGTCGGCCCGCCGGGTGCGGGCAAGGGCACCCAAGCGGCCGTGCTGAGCGAGCACCTCAAGGTGCCGCACATTTCCACCGGTGACCTGTTCCGCGCGAACATCAGCGCGTCGACCCCGCTGGGGCAGAAGGCGAAGAGCTACCTCGACGCGGGTGAGCTCGTGCCGGACGAGGTCACCAACGACATGGTGCGCGAGCGGCTCGCCGAGTCCGACGCGCGCTGCGGGTTCCTGCTCGACGGCTACCCGCGCAACACCGCCCAGGCCGACGTGCTCACGGCCATTCTCGGTGAGTACGGCGTCGAGATGGACGCGGTACTGCAGTTCGAGGTGCCGGAAGAGGAACTGGTACGGCGGATGCTGAGCCGTGGGCGTGCCGACGACACGGAGGACGTCATCCGTCGCCGGCTGTCCGTGTACCACTCGGAGACGGCCCCGCTGCTGGAGTACTACCGCGGCAAGGTCCTCACGATCGACGCGGTCGGCGAGGTCGAGGACGTCACCGGGCGAGCGCTGCAGGCGCTGCCCGCCGGGTCCGAGCGCGGGTGA
- the rpsK gene encoding 30S ribosomal protein S11, translating to MPPKSRAGAVKKVRRKEKKNVAHGQAHIKSTFNNTIVSITDPTGGVISWASAGHVGFKGSRKSTPFAAQMAAENAARKASEHGMKKIDVFVKGPGSGRETAIRSLQAAGLEVGTIQDVTPQPHNGCRPPKRRRV from the coding sequence ATGCCACCCAAGTCACGCGCTGGGGCCGTCAAGAAGGTCCGGCGCAAGGAAAAGAAGAATGTTGCTCATGGGCAAGCCCACATCAAGAGCACGTTCAACAACACCATCGTCTCGATCACCGACCCGACCGGTGGGGTGATCAGCTGGGCCTCCGCCGGCCACGTCGGGTTCAAGGGCTCCCGGAAGTCCACCCCGTTCGCCGCGCAGATGGCCGCCGAGAACGCCGCCCGCAAGGCGTCGGAACACGGCATGAAGAAGATCGACGTCTTCGTCAAGGGCCCTGGCTCGGGTCGCGAGACGGCGATCCGCTCGCTGCAGGCCGCCGGCCTCGAGGTCGGCACGATCCAGGACGTGACCCCGCAGCCGCACAACGGCTGCCGCCCGCCGAAGCGGCGCCGGGTCTGA
- a CDS encoding class I SAM-dependent methyltransferase: MTSRAADRTLPLGRFLPTPETVDEYRTFFTTALRHPTMLGAATPTSHAVAATVAQVVPTTGTPTVVELGPGTGSLSGAIRDRLPRGARHIGIELNNVLVAHLREHKPWLEVVHGDARDLTVLLDKLAVDHVDAVVSSIPWSLLPDETQADILGQATDRLAPHGAFTALTYLTALHRTGGKRFRQRLEARFDEVLTHTTWQNVPPILHYLCRRPLH; the protein is encoded by the coding sequence GTGACCTCTCGCGCCGCCGACCGAACCTTGCCCCTCGGACGGTTCTTGCCGACCCCGGAAACCGTCGATGAGTACCGCACGTTCTTCACCACGGCGCTGCGTCACCCGACGATGCTCGGCGCGGCCACCCCCACCTCGCACGCCGTCGCGGCCACGGTCGCGCAGGTCGTTCCGACCACCGGCACCCCCACGGTCGTCGAACTCGGACCCGGCACAGGCTCACTGAGCGGGGCGATCCGCGACCGCCTCCCGCGCGGTGCGCGGCACATCGGCATCGAACTCAACAACGTCCTGGTGGCCCACCTCCGCGAACACAAGCCGTGGCTGGAAGTGGTGCACGGTGACGCGCGGGACCTCACGGTCCTGCTCGACAAGCTGGCCGTCGACCACGTGGACGCCGTCGTGAGCAGCATCCCGTGGTCGCTGCTGCCGGACGAGACCCAGGCGGACATCCTCGGGCAGGCCACCGACAGGCTCGCTCCGCACGGTGCGTTCACCGCGCTGACCTACCTCACCGCACTCCACCGCACCGGCGGCAAGCGATTCCGGCAGCGGTTGGAGGCCCGGTTCGACGAGGTGCTGACCCACACGACGTGGCAGAACGTGCCGCCGATCCTGCACTACCTCTGCAGGCGCCCGCTGCACTGA
- the rpsM gene encoding 30S ribosomal protein S13, with protein MARIAGVDLPREKRMEIALTYIFGVGRTSSKKILADTGVSPDVRAKDIDDDQLATLREHIENHYQVEGDLRREVQADIRRKIEIGCYAGLRHRRRLPVNGQRTKTNARTRKGPKKTVAGKKKAGRK; from the coding sequence ATGGCACGGATCGCCGGCGTCGATCTCCCGCGCGAGAAGCGGATGGAGATCGCGCTGACCTACATCTTCGGGGTCGGCCGAACGAGCTCGAAGAAGATTCTCGCGGACACCGGCGTCTCGCCGGACGTCCGTGCGAAGGACATCGACGACGATCAGCTCGCCACGCTGCGCGAGCACATCGAGAACCACTACCAGGTCGAGGGTGACCTCCGCCGTGAGGTCCAGGCCGACATTCGTCGGAAGATCGAGATCGGCTGCTACGCGGGGCTTCGTCACCGTCGTCGGCTCCCGGTCAACGGGCAGCGGACGAAGACCAACGCCCGCACCCGCAAGGGACCGAAGAAGACGGTCGCAGGCAAGAAGAAGGCCGGTCGGAAGTAA
- a CDS encoding DUF1707 SHOCT-like domain-containing protein, with product MPTIRVSDADRRRVGDRLQQAVAEGRIELAEFDERVRLAWAAQTADDLARLTADLPEQPSSPATTRSSTPKWMRMVLRTSFGAWLLAVAVNVVIWALVSVGVDEPVHPWWIWVAGPWGAVLLAGALAGRLGLVPGGQCSGRLQR from the coding sequence ATGCCGACTATCCGAGTCTCCGACGCCGACCGCCGACGTGTCGGTGACCGACTTCAGCAGGCCGTGGCCGAGGGGCGGATCGAGCTGGCCGAGTTCGACGAGCGGGTCCGGCTCGCGTGGGCGGCGCAGACGGCCGACGACCTCGCCCGCCTCACAGCCGACCTCCCGGAACAGCCTTCCTCACCTGCGACGACGCGGTCCTCGACACCGAAATGGATGCGTATGGTGCTGCGGACCTCGTTCGGAGCCTGGCTCCTTGCGGTGGCCGTGAACGTGGTGATCTGGGCGCTGGTCTCGGTCGGCGTCGACGAACCGGTCCATCCGTGGTGGATCTGGGTGGCCGGCCCGTGGGGAGCGGTCCTGCTCGCGGGTGCTCTCGCCGGACGGCTGGGCCTGGTGCCAGGTGGTCAGTGCAGCGGGCGCCTGCAGAGGTAG
- a CDS encoding class I SAM-dependent methyltransferase: protein MLNSRATLHEYRTFLSRALQRPSTVGAVLPTSQHVASAVADVVPATGTPTVVELGPGTGALTDLVEQRLPSGSRHLAVEIDPDMVDYLRRSRPWLEVHHADAADLPTLLNQQGITHVDAVISSIPWTLLPLYQQRRALDAVAHSLAPHGVFTALTYITALWRPGSAAFDRALRTTFEEVVPRTPVWRNVPPARVYICRRARP from the coding sequence GTGTTGAACTCACGCGCCACCCTGCACGAGTACCGCACTTTCCTCAGCCGAGCGCTGCAACGGCCGTCGACGGTCGGTGCCGTCCTGCCTACGTCGCAGCACGTCGCCTCCGCCGTCGCCGACGTCGTCCCCGCCACCGGTACGCCGACCGTCGTCGAACTCGGCCCGGGAACCGGCGCGCTCACCGACTTGGTCGAACAACGCCTCCCCAGCGGGTCACGGCACCTCGCCGTCGAGATCGACCCGGACATGGTCGACTACCTGCGCCGGTCGCGCCCCTGGCTGGAGGTGCACCACGCCGACGCGGCCGACCTGCCCACCCTGCTGAACCAGCAAGGCATCACGCACGTGGACGCGGTCATCAGCAGCATTCCGTGGACCCTGCTGCCGCTGTACCAGCAACGACGAGCGCTCGACGCGGTGGCGCACAGCCTCGCACCACACGGAGTGTTCACGGCGCTGACCTACATCACCGCACTGTGGCGGCCCGGCTCGGCCGCGTTCGACAGGGCCCTGCGCACGACATTCGAAGAAGTCGTCCCTCGCACGCCGGTGTGGCGCAACGTCCCCCCGGCCCGCGTCTACATCTGCCGCCGCGCCCGCCCCTAG
- the rplQ gene encoding 50S ribosomal protein L17, translating into MPTPTKGARLGGSPAHERLMLANLATSLFEHGRITTTEAKAKRLRPLAERLITKARKGDLHNRREVMKTIRDKDIVHKLFAEIGPFFADRHGGYTRIVKTMPRRGDNAPMAVLALVTEKTATSEAEAARGTKFAKDQQQAPVAEETTESTESTDASETEVSEAAASGESAESAEDTEGAEKKDES; encoded by the coding sequence ATGCCCACCCCCACCAAGGGAGCGCGTCTCGGCGGGTCGCCGGCCCACGAGCGGCTGATGCTGGCCAACCTGGCCACGTCGCTGTTCGAGCACGGTCGGATCACTACGACCGAGGCGAAGGCGAAGCGGCTGCGGCCGCTCGCCGAGCGCCTGATCACCAAGGCCAGGAAAGGCGACCTGCACAACCGTCGCGAGGTCATGAAGACCATCCGCGACAAGGACATCGTGCACAAGCTGTTCGCCGAGATCGGTCCATTCTTCGCCGATCGCCACGGTGGTTACACGCGGATCGTCAAGACGATGCCGCGTCGTGGCGACAACGCGCCGATGGCGGTGCTCGCGCTGGTGACGGAGAAGACGGCTACGTCGGAGGCGGAGGCCGCTCGCGGCACCAAGTTCGCCAAGGACCAGCAGCAGGCTCCGGTAGCCGAGGAGACCACCGAGTCGACGGAGTCCACCGACGCTTCTGAGACCGAGGTTTCCGAGGCCGCTGCGTCCGGCGAGTCCGCCGAGTCCGCTGAGGACACCGAGGGCGCGGAGAAGAAGGACGAGTCCTGA